The following are from one region of the Stigmatella ashevillena genome:
- the xseA gene encoding exodeoxyribonuclease VII large subunit, whose amino-acid sequence MKRRRGTVGEGPPTGVEQGDLFGVLTPLTAEGSSGKVSPAGKAAGAEVPLAAAAERTEVSSPLPPLPGAPARVSRAVLSVGDLTRQLKETIESRYPRVIVRGEVSGFRGANARGHLYFSLKDVEASIDAKVWASQASRLRFALRDGLEVVAEGSVDVYAPQGRYSLIVQKLEPVGEGALALAFEQLKERLAAEGLIGSRRIRPPRPLPFLPRRIGVVTSRTGAALQDFLRVLSSRHPRMSVLLCDARVQGEGSAPEVARAIARLGRTDVDVIVVTRGGGSVEDLWTFNEEAVARAIHASPVPVVSAIGHEIDFTIADFVADFRAPTPSAAAERLAPVLSDLELTLDTHAARLRQAAERRLLELRERQGHLAGRLVDPRRRLGQERLHLSEQLEEMMRALRPALRTKREGLRALQERLQRARPQTRLGEQRAHLLRLAARLQEALRLGVATRRAELARGRLGLERASPTLRVAAERARVSAHKARLLALQEQVLSESQGRFQRLAAQLDALSPLKVMSRGYAVAFRKSDGAVVRSITDVQLGMALGIKFAHNSARTLEGCEEIEATVTAVNGPTDC is encoded by the coding sequence ATGAAGCGGCGCCGGGGGACCGTGGGCGAAGGGCCGCCCACCGGGGTGGAGCAGGGGGATCTGTTCGGTGTCCTCACGCCCCTGACCGCGGAAGGCTCCTCCGGGAAAGTGTCCCCTGCTGGAAAAGCCGCCGGGGCGGAAGTGCCCTTGGCGGCCGCTGCTGAAAGGACCGAGGTGTCTTCTCCCCTGCCGCCACTGCCGGGAGCCCCGGCCCGCGTCTCGCGCGCCGTGCTGTCGGTGGGCGACCTGACGCGCCAGCTCAAGGAGACGATCGAGTCCCGTTACCCGCGGGTCATCGTGCGGGGCGAAGTCTCAGGGTTTCGCGGCGCCAACGCGCGGGGCCACCTCTATTTCTCCTTGAAGGACGTGGAAGCCTCCATCGATGCCAAGGTGTGGGCCTCTCAGGCCTCCCGGCTGCGGTTTGCCCTGCGGGATGGGTTGGAGGTGGTAGCCGAGGGCAGCGTGGACGTGTACGCCCCCCAGGGGCGCTACAGCCTCATCGTCCAGAAGTTGGAGCCCGTCGGCGAGGGGGCGCTCGCGCTGGCCTTCGAGCAGCTCAAGGAGCGGCTGGCGGCCGAGGGGCTCATCGGAAGCCGCCGCATCCGCCCGCCCCGTCCACTGCCTTTCCTGCCCCGGCGCATCGGCGTGGTGACGAGCCGCACGGGCGCGGCGCTGCAAGACTTCCTGCGCGTGTTGTCCTCGCGCCACCCCCGCATGAGCGTGCTGCTGTGCGATGCGCGCGTGCAAGGGGAGGGGTCTGCTCCCGAGGTGGCCCGGGCCATCGCGCGCCTGGGCCGCACGGACGTGGACGTCATCGTGGTGACGCGGGGAGGCGGCTCGGTCGAGGACCTCTGGACGTTCAACGAGGAGGCCGTTGCGCGGGCCATCCATGCCTCCCCGGTGCCGGTGGTGTCGGCCATCGGGCACGAGATCGACTTCACCATCGCGGACTTCGTGGCGGACTTCCGGGCCCCCACGCCGAGCGCCGCGGCGGAGCGACTGGCCCCGGTGCTGAGCGATCTGGAGCTGACGCTGGACACCCACGCCGCGCGCTTGCGCCAAGCGGCGGAGCGCAGGCTGTTGGAGTTGCGCGAACGGCAGGGACACCTGGCCGGGCGGCTGGTGGATCCGCGCAGGCGCTTGGGCCAGGAGCGCCTGCACCTGTCCGAGCAGCTCGAGGAGATGATGCGCGCGCTGCGGCCCGCGCTGCGGACGAAGCGGGAGGGGCTCCGGGCGCTGCAAGAGCGGCTTCAGCGGGCGCGCCCCCAGACCCGGCTGGGAGAGCAGCGGGCCCACCTGCTGCGGCTGGCCGCCCGGCTTCAGGAGGCCCTGCGTCTAGGGGTCGCCACCCGGCGGGCGGAGCTGGCCCGGGGGCGGCTCGGGTTGGAGCGGGCCTCGCCGACACTCCGGGTGGCGGCGGAGCGCGCCCGGGTGAGTGCCCACAAGGCCCGCTTGCTTGCCCTCCAGGAGCAGGTCCTCTCCGAGTCCCAGGGCCGTTTCCAGCGGCTGGCGGCCCAGTTGGATGCGCTGAGCCCCCTGAAGGTCATGTCCCGGGGGTACGCGGTCGCCTTCCGGAAGAGTGATGGGGCGGTGGTGCGTTCCATCACCGACGTGCAGCTCGGCATGGCGCTGGGAATCAAGTTCGCCCACAACAGCGCCCGAACGCTCGAAGGGTGCGAGGAGATCGAGGCCACCGTCACGGCTGTGAACGGGCCGACGGACTGCTGA
- a CDS encoding type II secretion system F family protein — MLPGIVLLLVTGSVFFFSLVIFTVLAKAYEQYQERYVTKSMNDLSDMFLFIDPRQMLILNIASMCLLGILAYIIFNPIMCVGATIFGFFLPMLLVKYYRKRRIKKFNVQLVDALQAMANAFKAGLTFPQAIEHVAREALPPLSQEFGLFVKEVKLGVPLEEALINMGKRVGSDDLELVVVSTNIARQLGGNMAEMFETISMVIRERFRLEGKIDALTSQGKLQGWIVASMPAVLGMVLNSMRPDLMEPMMDHMFGYVLVTVIAIMEVLGILIIRRIVNIDI, encoded by the coding sequence ATGCTGCCAGGAATCGTCCTCCTCCTCGTCACCGGCTCGGTCTTCTTTTTCAGCTTGGTGATCTTCACCGTGCTCGCGAAGGCCTACGAGCAATATCAGGAGCGCTACGTCACCAAGTCGATGAACGACTTGAGCGACATGTTCCTGTTCATCGACCCGCGGCAGATGTTGATCCTCAACATCGCGTCGATGTGCCTTCTGGGCATTCTGGCCTACATCATCTTCAACCCCATCATGTGCGTGGGGGCCACCATCTTCGGCTTCTTCCTGCCGATGCTGCTGGTGAAGTACTACCGCAAGCGCCGCATCAAGAAGTTCAACGTGCAGTTGGTGGATGCGCTGCAGGCCATGGCCAACGCCTTCAAGGCGGGCCTCACGTTCCCGCAGGCCATCGAGCACGTCGCGCGTGAGGCGCTGCCGCCGCTGTCGCAGGAGTTCGGCCTCTTCGTGAAGGAAGTGAAGCTGGGCGTGCCCCTGGAAGAGGCGCTCATCAACATGGGCAAGCGCGTGGGCAGCGACGACCTGGAGCTGGTCGTGGTGTCCACCAACATCGCGCGCCAGCTCGGCGGCAACATGGCGGAGATGTTCGAGACCATCTCCATGGTGATCCGCGAGCGCTTCCGCTTGGAGGGGAAGATCGACGCGCTCACCTCCCAGGGCAAGCTGCAGGGCTGGATCGTTGCCTCCATGCCCGCGGTGCTGGGCATGGTGCTCAACTCGATGCGGCCCGACCTGATGGAGCCGATGATGGACCACATGTTCGGCTATGTGCTGGTGACGGTCATCGCCATCATGGAAGTCCTCGGCATCTTGATCATTCGCCGCATCGTCAACATCGATATCTAA
- a CDS encoding TadE/TadG family type IV pilus assembly protein, translating to MSPLRSSAQRGTATVEFALIVPVLVAILMFSMYLTELVRAKLKLQELARYAAWEMTSYTLSDFAKAKHDEAFDTAQREAMAEALERYKDMDSVEPDAVPGNFIARYSDVKGTLSNEEIGFFEKGLVLGNSDEGFASMAVGALNRAGNGMLGAWDFNTKGWVTAEVDMRFNNVLLPRNYLDEGGAQGFFKTDMFGGKELESLALKSRFSLYADAWTMEDGGDAVIRGRRAGAHRGGSDDMPHGIYQQVSRMVFLGVADELRKHMGIIAQFETFLRQVAPAFLGTFVVSHNYGPTPSGEDEAWSRDCIGPQTGVEAYPADAEGGLNNLDKFSQLDWPRPKCFDTAPFRDQPYERSQYIKIFKARGAYFMGCKNPQSDDPSAPVVSNRGDSNVNVVNCE from the coding sequence TTGAGCCCGCTGCGTTCATCCGCCCAGCGCGGTACCGCCACGGTCGAGTTCGCCCTCATCGTGCCGGTGCTGGTGGCGATCTTGATGTTCAGCATGTACCTCACCGAGCTGGTGCGGGCGAAGCTCAAGCTCCAGGAGCTGGCGCGCTACGCCGCCTGGGAGATGACGAGCTATACCCTGAGCGATTTCGCCAAGGCGAAGCACGACGAGGCCTTCGACACCGCCCAGCGGGAGGCCATGGCCGAAGCGCTCGAGCGCTACAAGGACATGGACTCGGTGGAGCCGGACGCGGTGCCGGGCAACTTCATCGCCCGGTATTCCGATGTGAAGGGGACCTTGAGCAACGAAGAGATCGGCTTCTTCGAGAAGGGGCTGGTGCTCGGCAACTCGGACGAGGGGTTCGCGAGCATGGCGGTGGGGGCGTTGAACCGGGCGGGCAATGGGATGCTGGGTGCGTGGGACTTCAACACCAAGGGCTGGGTCACGGCGGAGGTGGACATGCGCTTCAACAACGTGCTCCTTCCCCGGAACTACCTGGACGAGGGCGGCGCTCAAGGCTTCTTCAAGACGGACATGTTTGGAGGCAAGGAGCTGGAGAGCCTGGCCCTGAAGAGCCGCTTCTCCCTGTATGCGGACGCCTGGACGATGGAGGACGGAGGCGATGCGGTCATCCGGGGGCGGCGCGCGGGCGCGCACCGAGGCGGAAGCGATGACATGCCCCATGGCATCTACCAGCAGGTCAGCCGGATGGTGTTCCTGGGCGTCGCGGACGAGCTCCGGAAGCACATGGGGATCATCGCGCAGTTCGAGACGTTCCTCCGTCAGGTGGCCCCGGCGTTCTTGGGGACCTTCGTCGTCTCGCACAACTACGGCCCTACCCCCTCCGGTGAGGACGAGGCGTGGAGCCGGGACTGCATCGGTCCTCAAACCGGCGTGGAGGCCTATCCCGCCGATGCCGAGGGCGGGCTCAACAACCTGGACAAGTTCTCCCAGCTCGATTGGCCCCGGCCCAAGTGCTTCGACACGGCCCCCTTCCGGGATCAGCCCTACGAGCGGTCCCAGTACATCAAGATCTTCAAGGCCCGGGGGGCCTACTTCATGGGCTGCAAGAACCCGCAGTCCGATGATCCCTCGGCCCCCGTGGTTTCCAACCGTGGCGACTCGAACGTCAATGTTGTCAACTGCGAGTAG
- a CDS encoding FHA domain-containing protein, translating to MGVRLLIARGPQEGQEISFEEDEVRIGRAAENEIVLHEQGVSRRHLRIASRGGRHFVTELGSANGTLHNGRPLSRDKEQELRGGDRLVVGPVEFVFTPLAAPRPVEPVRAGAPPSRGGRPGARLTRAQTEQEMRVIEAEDTGPHRAVTEEVAIPALPASSSKLPGNAPTLIEMPLPLRVARPPVQAPPRALPKPVAGALSAAERARLRRQMGKTLGGQLRLGWAGLSPRGKVAVGVGAGLLVGTLAVMLLSVFRPDGTLRPLGPEPSVLSLSPLPDSFGLGEGVVWTRSDLKAFDFEFVSPTRAVVVLHYQASDVSQEEVSISLNGVQQGWVPPDTTTSAEREIEQILAIPLLKRSELNQIVFDNVRNPPAREGWQIWNVYVEVIPVPELPSEQLLAKARQEDSQGLRFYGLRDVGSDNLFKAWKYYRSAWLTLEALEEKPEFYQDVRHALLRTGAELDHQCRRLVLDFQRSVQFRDGDRARATVEEVKRRFPTTEHRCHNLVIEKALQYGLPM from the coding sequence CTGGGGGTCCGGCTGCTCATCGCGAGAGGGCCCCAGGAAGGGCAGGAGATCTCCTTCGAGGAAGATGAGGTACGGATCGGCCGTGCCGCCGAGAACGAGATCGTCCTGCACGAGCAGGGGGTTTCCCGGCGCCACCTGCGCATCGCCTCCCGGGGAGGCCGTCACTTCGTGACGGAGCTGGGCAGCGCGAACGGAACCCTCCACAACGGCAGGCCTCTCTCACGGGACAAGGAGCAGGAGCTGCGTGGCGGCGACCGGCTCGTGGTGGGGCCCGTGGAGTTCGTCTTCACCCCGCTGGCCGCGCCCCGCCCCGTGGAGCCTGTTCGGGCAGGTGCCCCTCCGAGCAGGGGAGGGCGCCCCGGCGCCCGGTTGACCCGCGCCCAGACCGAGCAGGAGATGCGGGTCATCGAGGCGGAGGACACGGGCCCGCACCGCGCCGTCACCGAAGAGGTGGCGATTCCGGCGCTTCCGGCGAGTTCCTCCAAACTCCCCGGGAACGCGCCCACCCTCATTGAAATGCCCCTGCCGCTGCGGGTTGCCCGGCCCCCCGTGCAGGCCCCCCCGCGCGCTTTGCCGAAGCCGGTGGCTGGGGCGCTGTCCGCCGCTGAGCGGGCCCGCCTCCGTCGGCAGATGGGGAAAACGCTCGGAGGCCAGCTTCGGCTGGGCTGGGCTGGGCTGTCTCCCAGGGGCAAGGTGGCTGTGGGCGTGGGGGCGGGGCTTCTCGTGGGGACGCTCGCGGTGATGCTGCTGTCGGTGTTCCGGCCTGACGGCACCCTGCGTCCCTTGGGCCCGGAGCCTTCGGTCTTGAGCCTGAGTCCCCTGCCGGATTCCTTCGGGCTGGGCGAGGGGGTGGTCTGGACGCGCTCCGACCTCAAGGCGTTCGATTTCGAGTTCGTGTCGCCCACCCGCGCGGTGGTCGTGTTGCATTACCAGGCCAGCGATGTTTCCCAGGAGGAGGTGAGCATCAGCCTCAATGGGGTTCAGCAAGGCTGGGTTCCTCCCGATACCACCACCTCCGCCGAGCGGGAGATCGAGCAGATCCTCGCCATTCCGCTCCTCAAGCGCAGCGAGCTCAACCAGATCGTCTTCGACAACGTCCGCAATCCTCCGGCGCGAGAGGGGTGGCAGATCTGGAATGTGTATGTGGAGGTCATCCCCGTGCCCGAGTTGCCCTCCGAGCAGCTGCTGGCCAAGGCTCGCCAGGAGGACAGCCAGGGGCTGCGCTTCTACGGGCTGAGGGATGTGGGCTCGGACAACCTCTTCAAGGCCTGGAAGTACTACCGCTCCGCCTGGCTCACCCTGGAGGCGCTGGAGGAGAAGCCGGAGTTCTACCAGGACGTCCGCCATGCACTCCTGCGGACGGGCGCTGAGTTGGACCACCAGTGCCGCCGGTTGGTGCTCGATTTCCAGCGCAGCGTGCAATTCCGGGATGGCGACCGGGCTCGGGCAACCGTGGAGGAAGTCAAGAGGCGCTTCCCTACTACCGAGCATCGCTGCCACAATCTTGTGATCGAGAAGGCTCTCCAGTACGGCCTGCCGATGTAG
- a CDS encoding type II secretion system F family protein codes for MQDIFTSILLVGAAMFAAAAAGFFGIGIYNNFFQGFVSEVAEESAGGVRGVGSVAIRKMGAVNRRIMWPGYESKMRRKLIKAGDPSGYKPEDIMALQEIGLVIGLIMGLILANGLSQHLAWSLLAALFGLYYPAIWVNDQVKRRHLAISRALPYNLDLLTLSVEAGLDFTAALSKVVEKGKSGPLKEEMSIVLKQLKMGKTREEALKAMILRVDLPSLTTFVTALIQADKMGTSLGKVLRIQSTQMRIDRTQRAEKLAGEAPVKMLFPLIACIFPTVFMVLFGPIVFQFMFGNVGG; via the coding sequence GTGCAGGACATCTTCACATCCATCCTGCTGGTCGGCGCGGCGATGTTCGCCGCAGCGGCAGCGGGTTTCTTCGGCATCGGCATCTACAACAACTTCTTCCAGGGCTTCGTCTCCGAGGTCGCCGAGGAGTCCGCCGGTGGCGTTCGCGGCGTGGGCTCGGTGGCCATCCGCAAGATGGGCGCGGTGAACCGGCGCATCATGTGGCCCGGCTACGAGTCCAAGATGCGCCGCAAGCTCATCAAGGCGGGAGACCCTTCGGGCTACAAGCCCGAGGACATCATGGCCTTGCAGGAGATCGGCCTGGTCATCGGTCTGATCATGGGACTGATCCTGGCCAACGGGCTGTCGCAGCACCTGGCGTGGTCGCTCCTGGCGGCCTTGTTCGGCCTGTACTACCCGGCCATCTGGGTGAACGATCAGGTGAAGCGGCGCCACCTGGCGATCTCCCGGGCGCTGCCCTACAACCTGGACCTGCTGACGCTGTCGGTGGAAGCAGGCCTGGACTTCACCGCGGCGCTCTCCAAGGTGGTGGAGAAGGGCAAGTCCGGTCCGCTCAAGGAGGAGATGTCGATCGTCCTCAAGCAGTTGAAGATGGGCAAGACTCGCGAGGAGGCCCTCAAGGCGATGATCCTCCGGGTGGACCTGCCGTCGCTCACCACCTTCGTCACCGCGCTCATCCAGGCGGACAAGATGGGCACCAGCCTCGGCAAGGTGCTGCGCATCCAGTCCACGCAGATGCGCATCGACCGCACGCAGCGCGCCGAGAAGCTGGCGGGCGAGGCGCCGGTGAAGATGCTCTTTCCGCTGATCGCCTGCATCTTCCCCACGGTGTTCATGGTGCTCTTCGGCCCCATCGTCTTCCAGTTCATGTTCGGCAACGTCGGAGGATAG
- a CDS encoding FHA domain-containing protein → MSNPPPARRRPSASGGSSGGSSGGDAPQRPVRRTGTSAPVRTPPRSSNGYKLVVSAGPMEGEEFVLLEDEYVVGRSKEAAICIQDSSVSRNHILLRRVDSGWVVSDLGSGNGTLVNGEQITEEVSLANGDIVTLGDTEVTFADMANSTMMVPVAPSPSRPRPSAGPASASSSRPERVRSARATPPKAVDPQEARKKKLIMGAIGGVALLAVLGLVALQVRQGKLAAQRQNQARLEADRRAQLGAIFQDAKNMVREGRWTEARDKLLELQALEPEMGGLKDYLDRAEKEIPNQKHLAAATDALKEKKLGVTKAELDKVTQDTQMFEQVSVLKRNLRDAGDAQSREARKLLDQKQLDEAKRITDDVLRAFESHRDAKLLNEEAVRLIEIRDRPPPPPPPPNPGKPWEQGVTRFVDGDLSGAVALINACVAKAPRCKAILKDMTEFGSLYKRLEDLDAKGLARLLSLDKEITEGRGPSTMARNAGTRAANIFYKSASSAKTSGQWARAVEYARRTLQADPGHVGASNLLNDLRVKAKDIYMQAYALKDANPEDAIPKFKEVIAMTPSDDETHGKAKTWLEKISK, encoded by the coding sequence ATGTCGAACCCTCCCCCGGCACGCAGAAGGCCCTCGGCTTCAGGCGGCTCCTCTGGCGGCTCCTCTGGTGGGGATGCGCCTCAGCGGCCCGTGCGAAGGACGGGGACGTCGGCGCCCGTCCGGACACCTCCCCGGTCCTCCAACGGGTACAAGCTGGTGGTCTCCGCTGGGCCCATGGAGGGCGAGGAGTTCGTGCTGCTCGAGGACGAGTACGTCGTCGGGCGCTCGAAGGAAGCGGCCATCTGCATCCAGGACTCCTCCGTCTCGCGCAACCACATCTTGCTGCGCCGGGTGGACAGCGGGTGGGTGGTGAGCGATCTGGGCTCAGGCAACGGCACCCTGGTCAATGGCGAGCAGATCACCGAGGAGGTGTCGCTGGCCAACGGAGACATCGTCACCCTGGGGGATACCGAGGTGACGTTCGCCGACATGGCGAACTCGACGATGATGGTGCCGGTGGCGCCTTCGCCCTCCCGGCCGCGTCCCTCGGCGGGGCCCGCGAGCGCCTCGTCGTCTCGGCCTGAGCGCGTCCGGTCGGCCCGGGCGACGCCGCCCAAGGCAGTGGACCCGCAGGAGGCGCGCAAGAAGAAGCTCATCATGGGGGCCATTGGTGGCGTGGCCCTGTTGGCGGTGCTGGGGCTCGTGGCCTTGCAGGTCCGTCAAGGCAAGCTCGCCGCCCAGCGGCAGAACCAGGCGCGCCTCGAGGCTGACCGCAGGGCCCAGTTGGGCGCCATCTTCCAGGATGCGAAGAACATGGTGCGCGAGGGCCGGTGGACCGAGGCCCGCGACAAGTTGCTGGAGCTTCAGGCGCTCGAGCCCGAGATGGGAGGTCTGAAGGACTACCTGGACCGGGCCGAGAAGGAGATTCCGAACCAGAAGCACCTCGCGGCGGCGACCGACGCGCTGAAGGAGAAGAAGCTGGGCGTGACCAAGGCCGAGCTGGACAAGGTCACCCAGGACACGCAGATGTTCGAGCAGGTGAGCGTGTTGAAGCGCAACCTGCGGGACGCGGGCGATGCGCAGTCGCGCGAGGCGCGCAAGCTGCTCGATCAGAAGCAGTTGGATGAGGCCAAGCGCATCACCGACGATGTGCTGCGGGCCTTCGAGTCGCACCGCGATGCCAAGCTGCTCAACGAGGAGGCGGTGCGGCTCATCGAGATCCGGGACCGTCCGCCTCCGCCTCCGCCCCCGCCCAACCCTGGCAAGCCGTGGGAGCAGGGGGTGACCCGCTTCGTCGATGGAGACCTGTCCGGCGCGGTGGCCCTCATCAATGCGTGCGTCGCCAAGGCGCCCAGGTGCAAGGCCATCCTCAAGGACATGACGGAGTTTGGCTCCCTCTACAAGCGTCTGGAGGACTTGGATGCCAAGGGGTTGGCGCGCCTGCTGTCGCTGGACAAGGAGATCACCGAAGGCCGGGGTCCGAGCACCATGGCCCGGAATGCTGGCACGCGCGCGGCGAACATTTTCTACAAGAGCGCCTCGAGCGCGAAGACCTCGGGCCAGTGGGCACGGGCCGTGGAATATGCGCGCCGGACGCTCCAGGCGGACCCGGGCCATGTGGGGGCCTCCAACCTGCTCAATGACTTGAGGGTCAAGGCGAAGGACATCTACATGCAGGCCTATGCCCTCAAGGACGCCAACCCCGAGGACGCCATCCCGAAGTTCAAGGAGGTCATCGCGATGACTCCCTCGGACGATGAGACGCACGGGAAGGCGAAGACCTGGCTCGAGAAGATCTCCAAATGA
- the cpaB gene encoding Flp pilus assembly protein CpaB, with protein MLKGKTPLVVALVLGLLAGIVAYSAIKKKEADVRRGWNLVPVVVAAQDIPEGSVISFEMISQRSVPEQFVTSSVVKPDSANYVVNQKVLVPLQAGDPLLWSQFETTKAAERLSTKVQKKGRAVTIEAKSTTSVGGWIRPNDHVDVIGTFRDPQTDESVAVTLLQNVIVLATGKITGTTNVNLIPENQRDYTNISLLVIPEEAEILVLASELGNLTLSLRNEDDVDLIEERGRATISTLLSGERTRVLEQKRREIIQIIKGAGEKSATVQP; from the coding sequence ATGCTGAAGGGAAAGACCCCGCTTGTCGTCGCGCTCGTGCTGGGCCTGCTGGCCGGTATCGTTGCCTACTCGGCCATCAAGAAGAAAGAAGCCGATGTGCGCCGCGGCTGGAACCTGGTCCCGGTGGTGGTGGCCGCCCAGGACATCCCCGAAGGCTCTGTCATCTCCTTCGAGATGATTTCCCAGCGCTCGGTGCCTGAGCAGTTCGTCACCTCCTCCGTCGTCAAGCCGGACTCGGCCAACTACGTGGTGAACCAGAAGGTGCTCGTGCCGTTGCAGGCCGGCGACCCGTTGCTCTGGAGCCAGTTCGAGACGACCAAGGCCGCCGAGCGCCTGTCCACCAAGGTGCAGAAGAAGGGGCGCGCGGTCACCATCGAGGCCAAGTCCACCACCTCCGTGGGTGGCTGGATCCGCCCCAACGATCACGTGGACGTCATTGGCACCTTCCGGGATCCGCAGACGGACGAGAGCGTGGCGGTGACGTTGCTCCAGAACGTCATCGTGCTGGCCACCGGAAAGATCACCGGTACCACGAACGTGAACCTCATCCCGGAGAACCAGCGCGACTACACCAACATCTCGCTGCTGGTCATCCCCGAGGAGGCGGAGATCCTGGTGCTGGCCTCGGAGCTGGGCAACCTGACGCTGTCGCTGCGCAACGAGGACGACGTGGACCTCATCGAGGAGCGCGGCCGCGCCACCATCAGCACGCTGCTGTCCGGCGAGCGTACCCGCGTGCTGGAGCAGAAGCGCCGCGAGATCATCCAGATCATCAAGGGCGCGGGCGAGAAGAGCGCGACCGTCCAGCCGTGA